The stretch of DNA CCATCTCAGAACCGAACTCACGACGGCGGTCAGATACTGGAACATCTACGGCAGAACATTCATCGAGCCCGTCTGGGGGACCGGCACCCTCTCAAGCAACACGAAAATCGCAAAGATCCGCAACCTCTACCCGCCGAGCGTCACGGTCTTCAGAAACACAAAATCCGACGTCGAAAACCTCAAAGCCGCCCTCAAAAACACCGATAACCAGCCATACGCAGACGCCCTCACCCCCGGCAACGGCGACACCATCGTCGGATACATCCAGAATTATATCGTCGTGGATTCGGAAAGCCAGCGGCAAGTCTTCTTCAAACCTAACGAGCTCATCTTCATCCCCCGCTACCCCAGCGCCCGCCATCCGAACGGCATCAGCCTGATGGCGCAGAACTACGTGCTGATCATGAACAAGCTCGGCATGGAGAAGGACCAGGCCATCATGGTCAAACGCCACGGCGACCCGAAACACAAGTTCATCATCCCCGCCGACGTCTGGGACGACCCCGGGGCGTGCGACGTCCTCAAGAAAGGGTTCAAGAAGGGCATCAGGGCCGGGATGGACTTCTTCTTCAGGGCCGGCGAGGGGAACCAGGACAAAATGGACGTGGACCTCGTCGAGCCGAAGGGCAACCCTGCAGCAGTCTCCAAGGCCATCGACCATCTCGAGGACCAGTTCAACGCCGCCATGTGCTGGGCCGACTCCTTCAACGAGTCCTCGGCAAGCAACAAGTCGGTCGGGACAATCCAGCTGGCCTTCTTCGAGCGGGAGATCGCACCTGAGCGCCGCCTCTTCGCCGAGATCCTGGAAGACCAACTCCTCGCCCCCTGGATGCGGGCGAACGGCTACAATCCCGACGCCGCCTGGTTCGAGTTCGAGGACCTCACCCCGGAGGACCGCCTGCAGAAGGCAGCCATCATCGGCCCGATATTCCCATACCTCCCCGCCTCGTCCGCGGCGAAGTTCCTGGAGGACATGGGGTATCCCGCCGTGACCAAGGCAGGGCAGCCCGATCAGTACTCTCTGAAAGGCGTCCCGAAGACAGTCTCCTCAGGTACCAGGTCTGCCCGAGAGCAGCTCAAGGCCGAGGTCGAGAACATGGCGGAGGAGATCCGTGACATCCTCGGCTGACGAGGACCTCCTCTACTCCCTCGCCGCCTGGATCACTAGGAGGTCCGAGGCTGCGAAGCAGAGCGTCGTCGAGGTCCTCGCCCAGTACATCACTGTCGCCTACGATCTCGGAGGGCAGGCCGCCGGCGCCGAGGTCGGCGTCACCACCCCTATTGCTCTCGACGGCCTCGACGCCGTCATCGACAAGCTGGGGCCAGTCCTCGACGAGACTTTCGGCAACCTCTCCGGAGATCTGACCGGCGTCATCGAGCGGGGCATCATGGACGGTCGCACCTTCCAGGAGGTCCGTGCGCAACTGGTCGAGAAGCTCGACGCCGGCTGGGGCCAGTCCGTCACCTTCACCCGGCAAGGGCAGACCAGGCGATATGTCGGCGTCAACCCTGACGGTAGCCTGGAATGGCGGATCAAAACCATCTCCCGGAACGTCACGATGGACGCCGAGACCTACGCCAACACCCTCGCCCGCACAAACATCAAAGCGGCCTGGGCAGAAGGCCACCGGCAGCGATACAAAGAGTCCGGGCGGAAAGGCTGGGTCTACCTCTCCGTCGCCGACGAGAGAACACGCCCGACGCACCTTGCCCTGCACGGCAAGGTCTTCATCTTCGGCACAGAGGAAGAGGCCATGGCCCTCGAGGTCATGAAGGAGCCTAACTGTAGATGCCGCATGAAGGCCTGGTTCGACGACTCAGACCTTGACAGGTCCGACGATGCCTATGCCCGGGAGCGGAAGACCCGGGCCGAGCACCTCCTCAAGGACACTCCTGAGGGCAGCGACGACGCCCGCTTCCTGCAGCAGGTCATCCAGCAGGCGACCGCCTAACCCGACTCTCCTTTTTTATCCCCGTCACAGACCCTACAGGCATGGATATCGGAACGCACGAGTTCAGCCTGACATTCCGGGCAGTCGACTGCATCCTCCCCCCGGATAAGGCCGACCTTGCCAAGGAAAAAGAAGGGGGGGCCGTCAAGCGCCGGGTTGTCGCCATGACCGAAGGGACCTGGAACGGCACCACCTTCCGGCCCGAGGAAATCGCCACGATCCCGACCAACACAGAGCGGAGGAAAGGCCGCGACGAGGCCGGGACGTACAACGTCCCCCTGGTCCTGGACCATTCGGACGACTTCCTCAAGAGGGTCGGCACCACCTTCAACATGCAGACCGGCCCCGTCGAGAAGGACGGCAAGAAACTCAAGGGACTCATCCTGGACCACGAGTTCCTCCAGCTCACCTCTGCACAGAAGGACACCGCAGCGATCGTCCAGGCATCCCCTCAGGGCGTCTTCTTCTCGATCCGGTGCGGGGGGGACCTGAAGTACGACGGTGTCACCAGCGAATACTACTGGACGGACCTCTGGATCGACCACGACAGCATCGTCACCGACCCCGCCTGCACC from Methanofollis sp. encodes:
- a CDS encoding phage minor head protein — encoded protein: MTSSADEDLLYSLAAWITRRSEAAKQSVVEVLAQYITVAYDLGGQAAGAEVGVTTPIALDGLDAVIDKLGPVLDETFGNLSGDLTGVIERGIMDGRTFQEVRAQLVEKLDAGWGQSVTFTRQGQTRRYVGVNPDGSLEWRIKTISRNVTMDAETYANTLARTNIKAAWAEGHRQRYKESGRKGWVYLSVADERTRPTHLALHGKVFIFGTEEEAMALEVMKEPNCRCRMKAWFDDSDLDRSDDAYARERKTRAEHLLKDTPEGSDDARFLQQVIQQATA